A DNA window from Mycosarcoma maydis chromosome 12, whole genome shotgun sequence contains the following coding sequences:
- a CDS encoding putative RuvB family ATP-dependent DNA helicase reptin, with translation MAQISTTSEHTIQTLERIGAHSHVKGLGLDDQLEPRPSSQGMVGQRAARKAAGLIVKMVQDGRIAGRAILMVGPPSTGKTAIAMGMAQTLGSDVPFTMLSASEVFSLEMSKTEALMQAFRRSIGVRIREEAEVVEGEVVEIQIDRSLTGATKTGKLTIKTTDMETIYELGNKMIDSLQKEKVTAGDVIAIDKASGRITKLGRSFTRARDYDAMGSDTKFVQCPEGELQRRKDVVHTVSLHEIDVINSRTQGFLALFSGDTGEIKPELRDQINIKVGEWREEGKAEIVPGVLFIDEVHMLDIECFSFLNRALESELAPLVIMASNRGICRIRGTRFRSPHGIPIDLLDRVLIISTKPYELADLKQILTIRAAEEEVSLKPEALEVLTRMASETSLRYAINLITTANLAAKRRKADEVEVADVRRVYNLFVDEKRSVQYLKEHAEQFMNESDEYGDIDGLNSGAPIIGRQASAGAVQA, from the coding sequence ATGGCGCAGATCTCTACCACTTCCGAACATACCATCCAAACTCTCGAGCGGATTGGCGCACACTCACACGTCAAAGGGCTTGGTCTCGATGATCAGCTTGAACCTCGTCCCTCTTCGCAGGGCATGGTAGGCCAGCGTGCTGCTAGGAAAGCGGCTGGCCTCATCGTCAAGATGGTTCAAGACGGACGCATTGCTGGCCGAGCCATCCTCATGGTCGGTCCCCCTAGCACAGGCAAGACTGCCATAGCGATGGGTATGGCACAAACCCTAGGCTCTGACGTTCCTTTCACCATGCTTTCGGCATCCGAAGTATTCTCGCTCGAAATGAGCAAAACCGAAGCGCTTATGCAGGCGTTCCGAAGATCTATCGGTGTGCGCATCCGTgaagaggccgaggtggtcgaAGGTGAAGTCGTGGAAATCCAGATCGACCGATCACTGACCGGTGCCACAAAGACGGGAAAGCTGACCATCAAGACCACCGACATGGAGACCATCTACGAGCTCGGAAACAAGATGATCGACTCGTTGCAAAAGGAAAAGGTTACTGCAGGTGACGTGATCGCTATTGACAAGGCAAGTGGCCGCATCACCAAACTTGGCCGCAGTTTCACTCGTGCCCGTGATTACGACGCCATGGGCAGCGATACCAAATTTGTCCAATGTCCCGAGGGCGAGTTGCAACGCAGGAAGGATGTGGTGCATACTGTATCGCTGCACGAGATCGATGTGATCAACTCGCGAACACAAGGCTTCCTCGCGCTATTCTCAGGTGACACGGGAGAGATTAAGCCAGAGCTGCGTGACCAAATCAACATCAAAGTGGGCGAGTGGAGGGAAGAGGGCAAAGCCGAGATCGTTCCAGGTGTACTGTTTATTGACGAGGTTCacatgctcgacattgaGTGCTTCTCGTTCCTCAACCGGGCGCTTGAGTCGGAGCTAGCACCGCTCGTCATCATGGCCTCTAACCGTGGCATCTGCCGCATCCGTGGCACGCGCTTCCGCTCACCACACGGTATTCCCATCGACCTTCTGGACCGTGTGCTGATCATCAGTACCAAGCCATACGAGCTTGCAGACCTCAAGCAGATCCTCACCATCCGAGCGGCCGAGGAAGAAGTGTCACTCAAACCAGAAGCGCTCGAGGTTCTGACACGTATGGCGTCAGAAACATCGCTGCGCTACGCCATCAATCTTATCACCACCGCTAACCTGGCAGCCAAGCGCAGAAAGGCAGACGAAGTCGAGGTGGCTGACGTGCGCAGGGTATACAACCTCTTTGTCGATGAGAAGCGCAGCGTGCAGTATCTCAAGGAGCACGCCGAACAATTTATGAACGAGTCGGACGAGTATGGAGATATCGATGGATTGAACTCGGGCGCACCCATCATTGGACGTCAGGCTTCCGCCGGTGCTGTTCAAGCTTGA
- a CDS encoding mitochondrial 37S ribosomal protein mS38, giving the protein MRGRSIHARALLRQASSHKSAVTAIANPSSASIAPSARGYISSCGPRSTRSASRRISSSVLSSSSSKSSDSSSASNGGNSSSSNSNNSAASSSSSAPNAAATEECMGSASASPLVKVKVNPARLAKAETASANPPPSSLANVAWESFFSNDRPLLQHEMLPPRPKRAGGFGSSTSPAGGSLTAIFTTDGSLATFGNFAAETQQQWRRRMRTIAPERFNQLLDGLAGIEAEADVACSDDAATRWLVSSFHPESDRVAVESAKLEEEERIREEEEEAVQNALERGEDPETARKLGAEADLIILGEPYGPRADWSRGVATYLAEKGRAYEAPPAPCTGEEAVEAASRLEAPHVAKSVFFSDDDPNLMLSHALVQSTLPLALKWDKLVAQMDAVALNDPSRAEAVVDTTKLDAELDTMRGKRVKVSPLLEAHNILMDSVRRKRRKKIRKHKYKKLRKAQRAERQRMKK; this is encoded by the coding sequence ATGCGCGGTCGCTCCATTCATGCTCGAGCGTTGCTCAGGCAGGCGAGCTCGCACAAGAGCGCTGTCACAGCGATAGCCAATCCTTCTTCTGCGAGCATTGCTCCATCAGCGAGAGGATACATCTCGAGCTGCGGACCGcgatcgactcgctcggctTCTCGCCGCATCTCTTCTTCGGTgctttcgtcgtcgtcgtccaagtcgtcTGACAGTTCGTCTGCTTCAAATGGCGGTAACTCATCTTCTTCGAACAGCAACAACTCGGCTgcatcttcttcctcgtctgcGCCCAacgccgctgccaccgaGGAGTGCATGGGATCGGCGTCTGCATCTCCTCTGGTCAAGGTCAAGGTCAACCCTGCACGtctcgccaaagccgaaACGGCGTCCGCCAACCCACCACCGTCGTCGCTTGCCAATGTTGCTTGGGAAAGCTTTTTTTCGAACGATCGCCCATTGCTGCAGCACGAGATGCTGCCTCCACGACCCAAGCGTGCTGGCGGTTTTGGCTCGTCCACTTCGCCAGCGGGCGGCTCGTTGACGGCGATTTTCACGACCGATGGCTCATTGGCTACCTTTGGCAACTTTGCAGCCGAGACGCAACAGCAGTGGAGGCGAAGGATGCGCACTATTGCGCCTGAGCGTTTCAATCAACTCTTGGATGGTCTCGCTGGGATCGAAGCGGAGGCGGACGTGGCTTgcagcgacgatgcagcgACACGCTGGCTCGTTTCGAGCTTCCACCCAGAATCGGATCGTGTGGCTGTTGAATCCGCCAagctggaagaagaggagcgcatcagagaagaggaggaagaggccGTCCAGAACGCCTTGGAACGCGGTGAGGATCCAGAGACGGCACGTAAGCTGGGCGCTGAAGCGGACCTGATCATCCTCGGTGAACCTTACGGACCTCGTGCCGATTGGTCACGTGGTGTGGCTACCTACCTAGCTGAGAAGGGTCGTGCATACGAAGCGCCACCTGCTCCTTGCACAGGAGAGGAAGCCGTCGAGGCAGCCTCGCGACTGGAAGCGCCTCATGTTGCCAAGAGCGTGTTTTTCAGCGATGACGATCCGAATCTGATGCTATCTCACGCTTTGGTGcagtcgacgctgccacTGGCGCTCAAATGGGATAAGCTGGTCGCTCAGATGGATGCTGTAGCTCTCAACGACCCTTCTCGCGCCGAAGCGGTGGTGGACACGACCAAGCTGGATGCCGAGTTGGACACGATGCGTGGCAAGCGGGTCAAAGTGAGCCCCTTGCTCGAGGCACACAACATTCTGATGGACAGTGTGAGgagaaagaggaggaaAAAGATCCGAAAGCACAAGTACAAGAAGTTGCGCAAGGCGCAGCGTGCTGAACGACAGAGGATGAAAAAGTAG
- a CDS encoding uncharacterized protein (related to SSO1 - syntaxin-related protein), protein MARDRLAAMRAQQAGGYGGYGGGNNGYGDHSYPTQQQGNAQGGYAQQHQQSGYAYNHASYDSQPQAGYAPPQPTGYGQMPQPQSAGYAATGGAPPNSYEMQSVTTEKPAGDMNSFFSDISEIQDTIRLIDENVNKISDLHSRSLNNMDEASAQYAEQQLASIQQETSSLTNGVKNRIKLLESQNKRVPAGGDKNVRNTQIGAVKNRFKETIQRYQQVEQSYRQKYRARAERQFRIVKPDATQQEIKAALDDDQNGQIFSQALLNSNRHGEAKGALREVQERHEDIKRIERTITELAQLFNEMSILVDEQDDALNVIQEQGAQVETDMNQGLQHTNKAVDSARKARKKRWICFWIIVILIIVIAAIIVAVICTRPGNCGQSNGNGNARRSLITRAVQYGHGLLIEKKDARAYLLPDLGM, encoded by the exons ATGGCTCGTGATCGTCTTGCGGCCATGAGG GCCCAGCAAGCCGGTGGCTACGGAGGCTATGGAGGAGGCAACAACGGCTATGGAGATCACTCGTATCCcacacagcagcagggTAATGCCCAAGGCGGCTacgctcagcagcatcagcagtCAGGATACGCTTACAACCACGCGTCGTATGATTCTCAACCTCAGGCTGGATATGCGCCACCTCAACCCACCGGATACGGACAGATGCCACAGCCGCAATCAGCCGGCTATGCTGCGACTGGAGGCGCACCTCCCAACTCTTACGAGATGCAAAGCGTGACCACCGAGAAGCCCGCCGGTGACATGAATTCGTTCTTCTCCGACATCTCTGAAATCCAGGACACCATCCGCCTCATTGACGAGAATGTCAACAAGATCTCAGACCTTCACTCGCGTTCGCTCAACAACATGGATGAGGCATCCGCCCAGTacgctgagcagcaacTCGCTAGCATCCAGCAGGAGACCTCTTCGCTCACCAATGGCGTCAAGAACCGcatcaagctgctcgagtcCCAAAACAAGCGCGTTCCCGCAGGTGGCGACAAGAACGTGCGTAATACCCAGATTGGCGCCGTCAAGAACCGCTTCAAGGAGACCATCCAGCGTTATCAGCAGGTGGAACAGAGCTATCGTCAAAAATACCGCGCACGCGCCGAGCGCCAATTTCGCATTGTCAAGCCCGACGCCACACAGCAGGAAATCAAGgcggcgctcgacgacgaccagAACGGTCAGATCTTCTCGCAGGCGTTGCTCAACTCGAATAGACACGGTGAGGCCAAGGGGGCGCTCCGGGAGGTACAAGAGCGACACGAAGATATCAAGAGGATCGAGCGAACCATCACGGAACTCGCGCAGCTCTTTAACGAAATGTCGATCctcgttgacgagcaggacgATGCGCTCAACGTAATCCAGGAACAAGGTGCCCAGGTCGAGACCGACATGAACCAAGGTTTGCAGCATACCAACAAGGCCGTCGACTCGGCGAGAAAAGCACGAAAGAAGCGTTGGATCTGCTTCTGGATCATCGTTatcctcatcatcgtcattgCTGCTATCATTGTCGCGGTCATCTGCACAAGACCGGGCAACTGCGGTCAGAGCAACGGTAACGGCAACGCTAGGAGGAGTTTGATCACCAGAGCTGTGCAGTATGGTCATGGTCTGCTCATCGAAAAGAAGGATGCTAGGGCATATTTGTTGCCTGACTTGGGCATGTGA
- a CDS encoding DNA-binding ATPase (related to MOT1 - transcriptional accessory protein), which produces MAATRLDRLVSLLDTGSTPAIRATAAKQLGQIAAVRIRGQSTAQQAAAHARPQKVESSTQSNAIVSGTSTPTIDPEADGLVKSEDASSSASKKQTAKFGTSEQINKQHNFSGPSVDDQFGIYRGTDGDWDEITSYLARVVPFLRSKSWDTRVAAALAIESICHAAGIWDPDIQPSKPGESSKSILTDDDDDIKDEKPDLSELLATESLLTFDAFSLPTVLATGTKLLSSAGKEFEQASLAVGGDRLAQAKKDVASKLGLGFGIDEMDIGMDVEAELKTGESATISSVPHSSQGSVDWRTAAGGASKSKLPAPRFTGGSSPAVSSLPPLRFANNGASASPSPVTPTFAPAISAPSPSPLPVASGSEAPADEIDMSKLSARERNALKRKRKIEGKNGPSDAKTRVIDSTDFASQSAAGGLRVKTPSGAFVQTPATPANAETAGDYLAAGPPPTPKHPAGGPGSLPAVTGSVSTPTPISEVPGSPAAASSPAVGVAGAPAYSSSADPFQVRPGEWPFRLVVDTLSVDLFSPTWETRHGAALGLRELLKTQGSGGGKVQLASQQDNAKMHKAWCDDMSIKLLCVFALDRLGDFVFDQVVAPVRETASQTLACLLPHMPESSILLVHNVLLQMIRQDHAAEGATTDFNAGFAAKRGKKGYVWEVRHAGLLGLKYEVVVKKDLLMSSESVKSEIADIKTEVPDHKPISEETAIIDTAKMLRDVVEVAILGLKDDDDDVRAVAASVLVPIVDVILEKLPTEVGRLLNQLWDCLGDLKDDLASSIGGVMDLLAKLVEHPGIVIHLRAEAQEQRALSLLIPRLFPFFRHTITSVRLSVLNALRVFLTVPSLPKDWIDERVLRLLFQNLVVEEKLPIRRASADAWRHALAHVAGDAATVQSLLGPYIVDFFRIIMTPLGSPIDFTLFYNASFGSSGHADTNRHNVDKSILTQDLSLVGVDAVIRGRLSAAEALGDALARFPRAEDELTFGAVLREYLESTSALQKCLSAAIIQEWAQACATLGIDLKDSSTIVPDIAGRLISALETPAPPTYAEMTVMLQRIQAECQGLYNSFQRDAKVAKAKIPALPATVDPLGMMADAFTVDTAKAVASTGFDSLLTHAGSKAKKAALPLLEDRRRKLIAAIGFYQANKEKQDTQVFASIASAVISLKVLPSKLNPVIRSIMNSVKFEENMDLQTRSARSVARLVEYCVSPTAKSNPSDKIVKNLCAFVCQDTTRVAIFAASKNVREGILSMNEPTVVPRGPGRTSVKDETVESEEVLQGKLIRRGAAAALAQLADLFGDTLFDVVPMLWQCMSSSLVGTFGSTSADADALIEKQDDLGQSILDACAVLDVNLPNLKGSLCDKVVELLPALTLAIQSEFAVIRSAAAKCFAVVASCLTEVALKHIVEKVVPLVGDPASITNRQGAVELIYHTVQQLDLKILPYVIFLIVPVLGRMSDNDEMVRLVATNTFASLVKMVPLEAGLPDPPGFPSELLERRETERKFLMQLLDGSKVEPYQIPVKINAKLRKYQQDGVNWMAFLAKYQLHGILCDDMGLGKTLQSICILSSKHFERAERYRLTQAADAKPLPSLIICPPTLTGHWCHEIKQYANNLRPLLYSGLPAERARLQGEIHRYDAVVMSYDVVRNDIAALSQISWNYCILDEGHVIRSAKTKTTKAVKMIRANHRLLLSGTPIQNNVLELWSLFDFLMPGFLGTERSFHERFGKPIIASRDGKLGAKEQEAAALALEALHKQVLPFLLRRLKEDVLDDLPPKIIQDIECDLGEIQKQLYDDFSKDQNEDEAEAFASSEASLAGKEPNSEKQHVFKALQYMRKLVNHPSLVLTDDNPKHVAIKHKLNKSGGSLNDISHSPKLQALRQLLLDCGIGASGAAAAAGSGGVSDLNGDIGGESAVSQHRVLIFCQLKQMIDIIQRDLFAALMPSVSYMRLDGSVSAEKRHSIVQTFNADPSIDVLLLTTQVGGLGLTLTGADTVIFVEHDWNPMKDLQAMDRAHRLGQKKVVNVYRLITRNTLEAKIMGLQRFKLNVANSVVNQQNAGMDSMETDQILDLFNAQGGTSGTDGGANGDPAKKKGFAKLTQKQILEGAHRGPENEEQEYSQMSGWRPDQ; this is translated from the coding sequence ATGGCTGCAACAAGGCTAGATCGATTGGTGTCGCTTCTTGACACTGGGTCTACGCCTGCCATCCGTGCTACAGCTGCCAAGCAACTCGGCCAGATTGCCGCGGTGCGTATTCGAGGTCagagcacagcacagcaggCCGCCGCTCATGCTAGGCCGCAAAAGGTCGAGTCCTCGACACAGTCCAACGCCATTGTTTCGGGCACTTCGACGCCGACCATCGACCCAGAAGCGGATGGCCTGGTTAAGTCAGAAGATGCATCATCTTCCGCGTCCAAAAAGCAGACTGCCAAGTTCGGCACTTCCGAACAGATTAACAAGCAGCACAATTTCAGTGGACCTTCCGTAGACGACCAATTCGGCATTTATCGAGGCACCGACGGCGACTGGGATGAGATCACATCGTACCTCGCAAGAGTCGTTCCCTTCCTCCGCTCCAAGAGCTGGGACACTCGTgtagctgctgctcttgccaTCGAGAGCATCTGCCACGCCGCTGGAATCTGGGACCCAGACATCCAGCCCTCCAAGCCAGGCGAAAGCTCCAAGTCGATTCTCacagacgacgatgacgataTCAAGGACGAAAAGCCAGACCTCTCTGAACTGCTTGCCACTGAATCGCTTCTCACTTTCGATGCCTTCTCGCTTCCCACTGTGTTGGCTACAGGCACAAAACTTCTCTCGTCCGCAGGCAAGGAATTCGAGCAGGCTTCGCTCGCTGTTGGTGGCGATCGTCTAGCTCaggccaagaaggatgTTGCCAGCAAACTTGGCCTCGGCTTTGGTATCGATGAGATGGACATCGGCATGGATGTCGAGGCCGAACTCAAGACTGGAGAGTCAGCAACTATCTCTTCCGTGCCTCACTCGTCCCAAGGTAGCGTAGATTGGAGAACAGCTGCTGGAGGCGCTTCCAAATCCAAGTTACCAGCTCCTCGTTTCACCGGGGGCAGCTCGCCTGCGGTGTCTTCCCTTCCGCCGCTGCGATTCGCAAACAATGgtgcctctgcttctcCTTCCCCAGTCACGCCCACGTTTGCACCAGCTATATCCGCCCcctcaccatcaccactGCCGGTTGCGTCCGGCTCCGAGGCACCCGCAGATGAGATCGACATGAGCAAGCTCAGTGCCCGGGAGCGCAATGCTctgaagaggaagcgcaagatcgaggGCAAGAATGGTCCATCTGATGCCAAGACGAGGGTCATCGATAGCACAGACTTTGCATCACAAAGTGCCGCGGGTGGCCTCCGTGTCAAAACTCCCTCTGGCGCTTTCGTGCAGACCCCTGCGACCCCCGCCAATGCCGAAACAGCCGGCGACTATCTCGCTGCCGGTCCTCCGCCAACACCCAAACATCCTGCAGGCGGTCCAGGCTCGTTGCCTGCTGTTACAGGCAGCGTTTCCACCCCCACGCCCATCAGCGAAGTGCCTGGCTCACCTGCCGCGGCTTCGTCGCCCGCTGTGGGGGTCGCTGGGGCCCCTGCATACTCCTCTTCCGCCGATCCATTCCAGGTCAGGCCCGGAGAGTGGCCTTTCCGCCTCGTGGTAGATACTCTGAGCGTCGATCTCTTCAGTCCAACTTGGGAGACCCGTCACGGCGCTGCTCTCGGTCTCCGGGAGCTTCTCAAGACGCAAGGCTCTGGTGGCGGCAAAGTTCAACTCGCTTCGCAGCAGGATAATGCCAAGATGCACAAGGCTTGGTGCGACGACATGTCGATCAAGCTTCTCTGTGTTTTTGCACTCGACCGGCTCGGAGATTTTGTCTTTGATCAGGTCGTTGCACCTGTCCGTGAGACTGCAAGCCAGACGCTTGCCTGTTTGCTGCCTCATATGCCAGAATCGTCCATTCTCTTGGTCCACAACGTTCTCTTGCAGATGATCCGTCAAGACCACGCTGCTGAAGGCGCTACCACCGACTTCAACGCTGGATTCGCAGCTAAGCGAGGCAAGAAAGGCTATGTGTGGGAAGTGCGTCATGCCGGTTTGCTAGGCCTCAAGTACGAGGTCGTTGTCAAAAAGGACCTGCTCATGTCTTCCGAGAGCGTCAAGAGCGAGATCGCTGACATAAAGACGGAAGTGCCTGACCACAAGCCGATTTCCGAAGAGactgccatcatcgacacTGCCAAAATGTTGCGTGATGTTGTTGAGGTAGCCATCCTTGGTCTcaaagatgacgacgatgatgtgCGCGCCGTAGCTGCCTCGGTTCTCGTGCCCATCGTTGATGTAATCCTTGAAAAGCTCCCCACCGAGGTTGGCAGGCTTCTTAACCAGCTGTGGGACTGCCTCGGAGATCTCAAGGACGACCTTGCTAGCAGTATCGGCGGTGTAATGGACCTCttggccaagctcgtcgagcacccCGGAATCGTGATCCATCTACGTGCAGAAGCACAAGAGCAACGTGCGTTGTCCCTTTTGATACCGCGCCTCTTCCCCTTTTTCCGTCACACGATCACCAGCGTCCGCCTGTCAGTCCTTAATGCGCTGCGCGTCTTCCTGACCGTTCCCTCTCTGCCCAAAGACTGGATCGATGAGCGTGTCTTGCGCCTTCTATTCCAGAACCTTGTTGTGGAGGAGAAGCTGCCCATCCGCCGCGCAAGCGCCGATGCCTGGCGCCATGCCCTCGCACACGTTGCTGGCGACGCTGCCACGGTTCAGTCCCTCCTTGGACCATATATTGTCGACTTCTTCCGAATCATCATGACCCCACTCGGCTCGCCCATCGACTTTACCCTCTTCTATAACGCGTCGTTCGGAAGCAGCGGCCACGCTGATACTAACCGACACAACGTTGACAAGAGTATCTTGACACAGGATCTTTCGCTGgtcggcgtcgatgccgtcATTCGCGGTCGTCTGAGTGCTGCAGAGGCGCTGGGTGATGCACTCGCGCGGTTCCCTCGCGCCGAAGACGAACTTACTTTCGGAGCTGTCCTTCGTGAATATCTCGAGTCTACATCAGCGCTGCAAAAGTGCTTGAGCGCAGCCATCATCCAAGAGTGGGCCCAGGCTTGTGCTACGCTTGGGATCGATCTCAAAGACTCAAGCACGATTGTACCCGACATTGCTGGTCGCCTTATCAGCGCTCTCGAGACGCCAGCCCCGCCCACGTATGCCGAGATGACTGTGATGCTGCAACGCATCCAAGCTGAGTGTCAGGGACTCTACAATTCATTCCAACGTGATGCGAAGGTGGCCAAGGCAAAAATTCCGGCGCTTCCTGCCACTGTGGATCCCCTCGGAATGATGGCCGACGCGTTCACCGTCGACACAGCCAAGGCTGTGGCATCGACCGGTTTCGACTCGCTGCTCACGCACGCTGGATCGAAAGCCAAAAAGGCAGCTCTGCCGCTGCTAGAAGATCGCCGTCGCAAACtcatcgctgccatcgGCTTCTATCAGGCGAACAAGGAGAAACAGGACACCCAAGTATTTGCATCAATCGCCAGCGCTGTCATTTCCCTCAAGGTGCTCCCCTCCAAGCTCAACCCTGTCATCCGCAGCATCATGAATAGCGTCAAGTTCGAGGAGAATATGGACCTCCAGACTCGGTCGGCACGCTCTGTCGCCAGGCTTGTCGAGTATTGCGTCTCGCCCACTGCCAAATCGAATCCGAGCGACAAGATTGTCAAGAACCTCTGCGCCTTTGTTTGTCAGGACACGACACGTgtcgccatctttgctgCTAGTAAGAACGTTCGCGAAGGCATTCTCAGCATGAACGAGCCCACCGTAGTTCCGAGAGGACCTGGTAGGACCAGCGTCAAGGACGAAACGGTCGAGTCGGAGGAAGTTCTTCAAGGCAAGCTCATTCGAcgtggtgctgctgcagcgcttgctcagctcgcaGACCTGTTTGGCGACACGCTTTTCGATGTGGTTCCCATGCTGTGGCAGTGCATGAGCAGCTCGCTGGTGGGCACGTTTGGCTCCACGTCAGCAGACGCCGACGCGCTCATTGAAAAGCAGGATGATCTCGGGCAGAGTATTCTGGATGCTTGTGCTGTGCTGGATGTCAACTTGCCCAACCTCAAAGGCAGTCTTTGCGATAAGGTGGTCGAGCTGCTACCTGCACTGACGCTCGCTATTCAGAGCGAATTCGCCGTGATCCGCTCAGCAGCGGCTAAATGTTTTGCAGTGGTGGCCAGCTGTCTCACAGAAGTAGCGCTCAAGCACATCGTCGAGAAGGTGGTGCCGCTCGTCGGTGACCCCGCTTCGATAACGAACCGCCAAGgcgctgtcgagctgatcTACCACACAGTCCAACAGCTCGATCTGAAAATTCTGCCGTACGtcatcttcctcatcgTGCCTGTTCTGGGCCGCATGAGCGACAATGACGAAATGGTGCGTCTGGTGGCGACCAACACGTTCGCCTCCCTCGTCAAGATGGTCCCACTCGAAGCGGGTCTTCCTGACCCGCCTGGATTTCCTTCTGAACTTTTGGAGCGTCGCGAGACTGAACGCAAGTTCCTTatgcagctgctcgacggtTCCAAAGTGGAACCGTACCAGATCCCCGTCAAAATCAATGCCAAGCTACGAAAATACCAGCAAGACGGAGTCAACTGGATGGCGTTCCTGGCCAAGTATCAACTGCACGGCATTCTCTGTGATGACATGGGTCTGGGTAAGACGCTCCAGTCGATTTGCATTCTTTCATCCAAGCATTTTGAGCGTGCAGAGCGTTACAGGCTTACGCAGGCGGCCGATGCAAAGCCCTTACCGAGCTTGATCATCTGTCCGCCGACGCTGACGGGACACTGGTGCCACGAAATCAAGCAGTACGCCAACAACCTTCGACCGCTGCTGTATTCTGGTCTTCCCGCTGAACGTGCACGGCTGCAAGGCGAGATTCATCGATACGATGCGGTGGTCATGTCATATGATGTGGTACGAAACGACATTGCGGCTCTCTCGCAAATTTCGTGGAACTActgcatcctcgacgaAGGGCATGTCATCCGCTCAGCtaagaccaagacgacaAAAGCGGTTAAGATGATCCGAGCCAATCACCGATTGCTGTTGTCGGGAACTCCAATTCAAAACAACGTGCTCGAGCTATGGTCGTTGTTCGACTTCCTGATGCCTGGTTTCTTGGGTACAGAGCGAAGCTTCCACGAGCGATTTGGTAAACCAATTATCGCTTCGCGCGACGGTAAGCTTGGCGCCAAGGAGCAGGAGgctgcagctttggcgctgGAAGCATTGCACAAGCAGGTGCTCCCTTTCCTGCTCCGCCGTCTGAAGGAGGATGTGCTGGACGATCTGCCACCCAAGATTATCCAAGACATTGAGTGCGATCTGGGCGAGATCCAGAAGCAGCTGTACGACGATTTCAGCAAGGACCAGAACGAagacgaggccgaggcaTTTGCAAGTTCAgaggcgagcttggcaggCAAGGAACCGAATTCTGAGAAGCAGCACGTCTTCAAGGCGTTGCAGTACATGCGCAAGCTGGTGAATCACCCCTCGCTCGTGTTGACGGATGACAATCCGAAACACGTTGCAATCAagcacaagctcaacaagaGTGGAGGATCGTTGAACGATATTTCACACTCGCCCAAGTTGCAAGCTTTGCGGCAGCTGTTGTTGGACTGTGGTATTGGGGCgagtggcgctgctgctgctgctggtagTGGTGGCGTATCCGATCTGAACGGCGACATTGGTGGCGAGAGCGCAGTCTCGCAGCACCGCGTGTTGATCTTCTgtcagctcaagcagatgATTGACATTATCCAACGCGATCTTTTCGCTGCGCTGATGCCGTCCGTGTCGTACATGCGTCTGGATGGCTCGGTTAGCGCGGAAAAGCGCCACTCGATTGTGCAGACGTTCAACGCGGATCCCTCGATcgacgtgctgctgctcaccaCCCAAGTCGGCGGTCTTGGTCTGACGCTCACCGGTGCAGACACAGTTATCTTTGTCGAGCACGACTGGAACCCGATGAAGGACCTACAAGCCATGGACCGAGCCCACCGACTGGGTCAAAAGAAGGTAGTCAACGTGTACCGCCTGATCACGCGCAACACGCTCGAGGCCAAGATCATGGGATTGCAGAGGTTCAAACTGAACGTGGCCAACAGTGTGGTGAACCAGCAGAACGCGGGAATGGACAGTATGGAGACGGACCAGATCTTGGACTTGTTCAATGCACAGGGTGGCACGAGTGGTACAGATGGTGGCGCTAATGGCGATccagccaagaagaagggtTTCGCGAAGCTCACTCAGAAACAGATTCTGGAAGGTGCTCATCGTGGCCCCGAGAACGAGGAGCAGGAATATAGCCAGATGAGCGGTTGGAGGCCGGATCAGTAG